In the Deltaproteobacteria bacterium genome, GCACGCCATTTTTGTAGTCAGCCTTGATGCTCTCCATATCTGCATTGTCTGGCAACTCAACTGTGCGCTTAAAGGAGCCATAGTGGCGTTCGGTGTGATAAAAATCCTTGCCCTTGTCCTCCTTCTCTTCTCGCTTCTCACCTGAGACAGTTAGAGTATTTCCAGTTACCGATATGTCGATGTGTTCTGGATCTATTCCCGGAACCTCCATCGTGACTTTTACCTGCTTCTCATCCTCGCTCATGTCTAGGGAAGGAATCCAAGCACCCAATCCACGGGTTTCAGCCCCAGTGCCGAATATCGACCAGGGATCTCGAAAAAAATTATCAAATAAGCTGTTCATCTCATGTCTAAATTGACCGAGCGTTGGCTCTAGCTGTTCCTTTCGCACTGCAACGTCAGTTTTCTTTCTTCCAGGTATTATTCCCATCTTTCTTTTCTCCTTGTCGCATGTAGTTATTATCAGAACACTATATGTTTCTAACTTCTATCTTTCTTGGCTTCGCCGCCTCTGCCTTAGGAAGACGCACCACTAAAACGCCGTTAGTGTATTCTGCTGAGATTCGACTAGAATCTATAGCCTCGTTCACCTGAAACTCGCGGTGAAAGTCGCCAATGCCATATTCCTGCAAGAGATAAGTCATATCCTTGGGTTGTCGCGCTGGCACAGCTCCATGTAACGTCAAGGCACCATTCTCATATGCTAGCGAAATATGCTCGGCACTCGTCCCAGGCATATCGCACTTTAGCAATAGCTCCTCCTTTGTCTCAACAATATCAACACTTGGCCTATAAAACCTCCCACCTCGCGTTCCCTCTCTAGGGGTGGCCTCTTGAGATAGCTGCGAATTATTGTTGCTTACTTCCGTGCTCATACTCTTTTTACCTCGTTAAAAAAATCCTTACCCAGTTCTTACTGACTGCGAACTTCAATTTTTCGCGGCTTTGCAGACTC is a window encoding:
- a CDS encoding Hsp20/alpha crystallin family protein, which translates into the protein MSTEVSNNNSQLSQEATPREGTRGGRFYRPSVDIVETKEELLLKCDMPGTSAEHISLAYENGALTLHGAVPARQPKDMTYLLQEYGIGDFHREFQVNEAIDSSRISAEYTNGVLVVRLPKAEAAKPRKIEVRNI
- a CDS encoding Hsp20/alpha crystallin family protein; translation: MGIIPGRKKTDVAVRKEQLEPTLGQFRHEMNSLFDNFFRDPWSIFGTGAETRGLGAWIPSLDMSEDEKQVKVTMEVPGIDPEHIDISVTGNTLTVSGEKREEKEDKGKDFYHTERHYGSFKRTVELPDNADMESIKADYKNGVLTLSADKTGDVTKKRIAISKR